One genomic segment of Natrialbaceae archaeon AArc-T1-2 includes these proteins:
- the wecB gene encoding non-hydrolyzing UDP-N-acetylglucosamine 2-epimerase: protein MNVLSIVGARPQFVKAAAVSHRLRRHHEETLVHTGQHYDRELSEVFFEELSLPRPEYNLGVGSGSHASQTAAVMTRLEDVLEAERPDVVLVYGDTNSTLAGALVAAKTSSALAHVEAGLRSRDRTMPEEVNRILTDHCSDVLFAPSRSAERNLEREGITEDVFVPGDVMYDTLLQVRDRIESTDPGPLETSDDAGLGSVEVPRNYVLATVHRASNTDDPDRLRGIVDGLRRIPEPVVFPAHPRTVDALHEYGLWERATDGIDVVDPVGYLTFVRLVAGADCVATDSGGIQKEAFYLDTPCITLREHTEWTETVDAGWNRLVGTDADRIVTGLTEAADPPPKPELYGNGSAAERIVDRLGRKYE from the coding sequence ATGAACGTCCTCTCGATCGTCGGGGCGCGACCGCAGTTCGTCAAGGCGGCTGCGGTGTCTCACCGGCTGCGTCGACACCACGAGGAGACGCTCGTTCACACCGGCCAACACTACGACCGAGAGCTCTCTGAGGTATTCTTCGAGGAACTTTCCCTCCCCCGTCCGGAGTACAACCTCGGCGTCGGTTCCGGTTCACACGCCAGCCAGACCGCCGCAGTGATGACCCGACTCGAGGACGTCCTGGAGGCGGAACGGCCGGACGTCGTCCTCGTCTACGGCGATACGAACTCGACGCTTGCGGGCGCGCTCGTGGCGGCGAAGACGTCTTCCGCGCTTGCACACGTCGAGGCCGGCCTCCGGTCACGCGACCGGACGATGCCCGAGGAAGTAAACCGAATCCTCACCGATCACTGCTCGGACGTCCTCTTCGCGCCGAGTCGAAGCGCCGAACGAAACCTCGAGCGTGAGGGGATCACGGAAGACGTGTTCGTCCCCGGCGACGTGATGTACGATACCCTCTTGCAGGTCCGTGATCGGATCGAATCTACCGATCCCGGTCCGCTCGAGACGTCCGACGACGCCGGCCTCGGCTCCGTCGAGGTCCCTCGGAACTACGTCCTCGCGACCGTCCACCGGGCGAGCAACACGGACGACCCGGACCGGCTTCGCGGAATCGTCGACGGACTTCGCCGGATTCCCGAACCCGTCGTCTTCCCGGCGCATCCCCGTACCGTCGACGCGTTACACGAGTACGGACTCTGGGAGCGTGCGACAGACGGAATCGACGTCGTCGACCCCGTCGGCTACCTGACGTTCGTCCGGCTCGTCGCCGGGGCCGACTGCGTCGCCACCGACTCCGGAGGGATCCAGAAGGAGGCGTTCTACCTCGACACGCCCTGTATCACGCTCCGAGAGCATACGGAGTGGACCGAAACGGTCGATGCGGGCTGGAACCGCCTCGTGGGCACAGACGCCGATCGAATCGTTACCGGGCTCACAGAGGCCGCCGACCCGCCGCCGAAACCGGAGCTCTACGGCAACGGCAGCGCCGCCGAACGGATCGTCGACCGGCTGGGACGGAAGTACGAATGA